One Triticum dicoccoides isolate Atlit2015 ecotype Zavitan chromosome 5B, WEW_v2.0, whole genome shotgun sequence genomic window carries:
- the LOC119309673 gene encoding serine carboxypeptidase 1-like, with product MRNHSMYSAVVVLAIVLCASSLANAAVTLQQKDVLRAFIESRAQTRASGPAEPDTWADPASSFRHLPTKCEAPPAGTREADRIAALPGQPPRVNFEQYSGYVTVSEEYGRALFYYFVEAPYEASSKPLVLWLNGGPGCSSLGAGAMAELGPFRVNPDGKTLSRNRHAWNNVANVIFLESPAGVGFSYSNASVESGDSGTAVDAYLFLLNWLERFPEYKGRDFYIAGESYSGHYVPQLATVIVALAEFGLTDMNLKGIFVGNPYLDDYMNTKGSYEFLWNHGVISDEVWGNISEHCSFGRVEGTACGQAKKSFKIGDIDRYNIYAPVCIESPDGSLHSSSYLPGYDPCIGAYIDAYFNSPKVQKAMHVRTNTKWSECANLHWTDAPVSMVPTLAWLVDNGLRVWLYSGDMDDVCPITATRYSVKDLNLAITKPWRPWYTPDSEVGGYAQQYEGGFTFASVRGAGHMVPSFQPKRSLVLFYSFMKGVLPPAVSVWSP from the exons ATGAGGAACCATTCCATGTACAGCGCGGTAGTGGTACTGGCGATCGTACTGTGCGCATCATCGCTGGCGAATGCGGCGGTGACCCTGCAGCAGAAGGACGTGCTGAGGGCCTTCATCGAATCGAGGGCCCAGACGCGCGCGAGCGGGCCGGCGGAGCCGGACACGTGGGCCGACCCGGCCAGCAGCTTCCGCCACCTGCCCACCAAGTGCGAGGCCCCGCCGGCGGGCACCAGGGAGGCCGACAGGATCGCGGCGCTGCCCGGCCAGCCCCCGCGCGTCAACTTCGAGCAGTACTCCGGCTACGTCACGGTCAGCGAGGAGTACGGCCGCGCGCTCTTCTACTACTTTGTGGAAGCCCCCTACGAGGCCTCCTCCAAGCCGCTCGTGCTCTGGCTCAACGGCGGGCCCGGGTGCTCGTCGCTCGGCGCCGGCGCCATGGCGGAGCTCGGCCCGTTCCGTGTGAACCCCGACGGGAAGACGCTGAGCCGAAACAGGCATGCCTGGAACAATG TGGCAAATGTGATCTTTCTGGAGTCGCCGGCGGGCGTCGGGTTCTCCTATTCGAACGCTTCGGTGGAGAGCGGCGACTCAGGGACCGCGGTGGACGCCTACCTCTTCCTGCTCAACTGGCTCGAGAGGTTCCCCGAGTACAAGGGCCGCGACTTCTACATCGCCGGCGAGAGCTACAGCGGGCACTACGTCCCCCAGCTCGCCACCGTCATCGTCGCCCTCGCCGAATTCGGTCTCACAGACATGAACCTCAAGGGCATCTTC GTTGGTAACCCGTACCTCGATGACTACATGAACACAAAGGGATCGTACGAGTTCTTGTGGAACCACGGGGTGATCTCCGACGAGGTGTGGGGCAATATCAGCGAGCACTGCAGCTTCGGGCGGGTCGAGGGCACAGCGTGCGGCCAAGCCAAGAAGTCGTTCAAAATCGGCGACATCGATCGATACAACATCTACGCCCCGGTCTGCATTGAGTCGCCAGACGGGAGTCTCCACTCCAGCAGCTAC TTACCAGGCTACGATCCGTGCATCGGGGCCTATATCGACGCCTACTTCAACAGTCCTAAGGTGCAGAAGGCTATGCATGTTCGAACCAACACCAAGTGGTCAGAGTGCGC TAACTTGCACTGGACCGATGCCCCGGTTTCCATGGTGCCAACCCTTGCTTGGCTTGTCGACAACGGATTAAGAGTCTGGTTGTACAG CGGTGACATGGACGATGTGTGCCCAATTACCGCCACGAGGTACTCAGTCAAGGATCTCAATCTGGCAATCACAAAACCGTGGCGACCATGGTACACCCCTGACAGTGAG GTTGGAGGCTACGCTCAGCAATACGAGGGAGGGTTCACGTTTGCGTCGGTGCGAGGAGCTGGTCATATGGTCCCTAGCTTCCAGCCCAAGAGATCACTTGTTCTTTTCTACTCCTTCATGAAAGGTGTTCTGCCACCGGCGGTCTCCGTATGGAGCCCATGA